A genomic window from Salvelinus namaycush isolate Seneca chromosome 21, SaNama_1.0, whole genome shotgun sequence includes:
- the kbtbd4 gene encoding kelch repeat and BTB domain-containing protein 4 codes for MESGEARFGGQSVGAGSLVAEENYFLGYTFTDRSHSSRVVQSIMDLCLQDGLFADVTVKVEGRDFNLHRLVLSAQSSFFRSMFTSNLREAHTRSIQLKDVSASVFQLLVDYIYHGTVKLTVEELQDTYEMADMYQLTALFEECSRFLSRTVDVKNCLQVMWLADRHSDQELYTAAKHCAKIHLVQLHQTDEFLNLPLCLLMDIIKDDVPTSQNATAAIQTWINHNKVEREEFSTVLQENLKEIGEKVHIYLIGKEETRTHSLAVSLHRDEDDAISVSGQNSLCHQITAACKHGPDLYVVGGSIPRRMWKCNMQTMDWERCAPLPRDRLSHTMVSVSLQDAVYSLGGKTLQDTLSNAVIYYTVKDNVWTETSQLDTAVSGAAGVNLGGTIYILGGEENDMDFFTKPSRLIQCFDTQTQKCQLKPYVLPLAGVMHAAAHMDLLFIVAEGDSLVCYNPLLESFTRLRFPEVWSCVPSLWKVASCNGSVYVFRERCTKGDAHTLKFNPATSAVTVIKGIKILLTNWQFVLA; via the exons ATGGAGTCAGGTGAGGCCAGGTTCGGGGGACAGAGTGTAGGAGCAGGCTCATTGGTGGCAGAGGAGAACTACTTCCTAGGTTACACCTTTACAGACCGCTCCCACTCCAGCCGCGTGGTGCAAAGCATCATGGACCTATGTCTGCAG GACGGCCTGTTTGCTGACGTGACGGTGAAGGTGGAGGGGAGGGATTTTAACCTGCACCGCCTGGTACTGTCAGCCCAGAGCAGCTTCTTTAGATCCATGTTCACATCCAACCTGAGAGAGGCTCACACACGTAGCATCCAACTGAAGGACGTCAG CGCATCAGTGTTCCAGCTGCTGGTAGACTACATCTACCACGGGACAGTGAAGCTGACAGTGGAGGAGCTGCAGGACACCTATGAGATGGCTGACATGTACCAGCTGACTGCTCTGTTTGAAGAATGCTCCCGCTTCCTGTCACGCACCGTAGATGTCAAGAATTGCCTACAG GTGATGTGGCTAGCAGACAGGCACAGTGACCAGGAGTTGTATACTGCAGCCAAACATTGTGCTAAGATCCACCTGGTCCAACTTCACCAGACTGATGAGTTCCTCAACCTGCCACTCTGTCTCCTCATGGACATTATCAAAG ATGATGTTCCAACCTCTCAGAACGCCACGGCAGCCATCCAAACCTGGATCAACCACAACAaggtggagagagaagagttcTCCACTGTTCTCCAGGAGAACCTCAAG GAGATCGGTGAGAAGGTGCACATCTACCTGATAGGTAAAGAGGAGACGAGGACCCACTCCCTGGCCGTTTCCCTGCACCGTGACGAGGACGATGCCATCAGCGTCAGCGGCCAGAACAGCCTGTGTCACCAGATCACAGCAGCCTGTAAACACGGGCCTGACCTCTACGTGGTAGGGGGGTCCATCCCTCGCCGCATGTGGAAGTGTAACATGCAGACCATGGACTGGGAGCGCTGTGCCCCGCTGCCCCGAGATCGTCTCAGCCACACCATGGTCTCAGTCTCTCTTCAGGATGCCGTCTATAGTCTGGGAGGTAAGACGCTCCAGGACACACTGTCCAACGCCGTCATTTACTACACGGTGAAGGACAACGTGTGGACGGAGACTAGCCAGCTGGATACGGCGGTGTCCGGGGCGGCGGGGGTTAACCTGGGAGGAACCATCTACATACTGGGGGGGGAAGAGAACGACATGGACTTCTTCACCAAGCCGTCACGACTCATCCAGTGCTTCGACACACAGACTCAGAAGTGCCAATTGAAGCCTTACGTTCTGCCGTTGGCGGGAGTGATGCACGCCGCCGCCCACATGGACCTGCTGTTCATCGTAGCGGAGGGGGACTCCCTGGTGTGTTACAACCCGCTGTTGGAGAGCTTCACCAGGCTCCGCTTCCCCGAGGTCTGGAGCTGTGTGCCGTCCCTCTGGAAGGTGGCCAGCTGTAACGGCTCCGTCTACGTGTTCAGAGAGAGGTGTACGAAAGGAGACGCGCACACGTTGAAGTTTAACCCCGCTACGTCAGCCGTGACTGTTATCAAGGGGATTAAGATCCTACTGACCAACTGGCAGTTTGTTCTGGCCTAA
- the LOC120066445 gene encoding protein FAM180A — translation MPSELYSHKREMVTKLRLRVLIWVAVATLWCQDLLEDVSGAVYGGLPPQGLGQSISDANLMFEFLLGGVEIDKDNNIALLDMEMASMRQGRAFLAHINDNIPKTLSSMEQMVKDLEDKRGPLPLSQPRFESLILGMVYSAHQAKLQEREEVQEKWGEVLIRLANITVNELRRPETITKFT, via the exons ATGCCATCAGAGTTATACAGTCATAAAAGAGAGATGGTGACAAAACTCCGACTAAGAGTTCTCATATGGGTCGCCGTAGCGACTTTGTGGTGTCAAGATCTTTTAGAAG atgTGTCCGGTGCCGTATACGGCGGTCTTCCTCCCCAGGGCTTGGGCCAATCTATCAGCGATGCAAATCTGATGTTTGAG TTCTTGTTGGGTGGAGTAGAGATCGACAAAGACAACAACATCGCCCTGCTGGACATGGAGATGGCATCTATGAGGCAGGGACGAGCTTTCCTGGCTCACATCAACGACAACATCCCCAAGACGCTCTCTTCTATGGAGCAGATGGTGAAGGACCTGGAGGACAAGAGagggcctctccctctctcccaaccCCGCTTTGAGAGCCTCATCCTGGGCATGGTCTACTCTGCTCACCAGGCCAAGctccaggagagagaggaggtccaGGAGAAATGGGGAGAGGTGCTGATACGTCTGGCTAATATTACAGTCAACGAGCTGCGTAGACCGGAGACCATCACAAAATTCACTTAG